One Paraburkholderia caffeinilytica DNA segment encodes these proteins:
- the shc gene encoding squalene--hopene cyclase, with translation MNDLSQAQPLDAVLPEFAEAAPTVPNAVPDTAPVAAPQASATPLDAAITRATDAILGAQKPDGHWVYELEADATIPAEYVLLVHYLGETPNVELEQKIARYLRRIQLADGGWPLFTDGAMDISASVKAYFALKMIGDSPDAEHMVRAREAILADGGAETVNVFTRILLALFGVVSWRAVPMMPVEIMLLPQWFPFHLSKVSYWARTVIVPLLVLNAKRPVARNPRRVRIDELFRGAPVNTGMRDRAPHQHLGWFRFFRGVDVMLRMVDGLFPKATRERSVREAVRFVDERLNGEDGLGAIFPAMANSVMMYDVLGYPADHPNRAIARQSIDKLLVVKDDEAYCQPCLSPVWDTSLAAHALLETGEAHAEQAAERGLAWLRPLQILDVRGDWISRRPDVRPGGWAFQYNNAHYPDVDDTAVVAMAMQRSAALTQSDVDREAIARAREWVVGMQSSDGGWGAFEPENTQYYLNNIPFSDHGALLDPPTADVSGRCLSMLAQLGEFPQGSEPAQRAFDYMLKEQESDGSWYGRWGLNYIYGTWTALCSLNAAGLPHDDPRMKRAAQWLLSIQNEDGGWGEGGESYKLDYRGYERAPSTASQTAWALMGLMAAGEVNHEAVARGVEYLQREQREHGLWDETRFTATGFPRVFYLRYHGYRKFFPLWALARFRHLKRNGLTRVAVGM, from the coding sequence ATGAACGACTTATCTCAAGCCCAGCCGCTGGACGCCGTCCTGCCTGAATTCGCCGAAGCGGCGCCGACTGTGCCAAACGCGGTGCCGGACACCGCGCCTGTTGCCGCGCCGCAAGCGTCGGCAACGCCGCTCGACGCCGCGATCACGCGCGCCACCGACGCGATCCTCGGCGCGCAGAAGCCGGACGGCCACTGGGTCTACGAACTCGAAGCCGACGCGACGATTCCCGCCGAATACGTGCTACTGGTCCACTATCTCGGCGAAACGCCGAACGTGGAACTGGAGCAGAAGATCGCCCGCTATCTGCGCCGCATCCAGTTGGCGGACGGCGGCTGGCCGCTCTTCACCGACGGCGCGATGGACATCAGCGCCAGCGTGAAGGCGTATTTCGCACTGAAGATGATCGGCGACTCGCCGGATGCCGAGCACATGGTCCGCGCGCGCGAAGCGATTCTGGCGGACGGCGGCGCGGAAACGGTGAACGTGTTCACGCGGATTCTGCTCGCGCTGTTCGGCGTGGTGTCGTGGCGCGCCGTGCCGATGATGCCCGTGGAAATCATGCTGCTGCCGCAGTGGTTCCCGTTCCATCTGTCGAAGGTGTCGTACTGGGCGCGTACCGTGATCGTGCCGCTGCTGGTGCTGAACGCGAAGCGGCCGGTGGCGCGCAATCCGCGCCGTGTGCGGATCGACGAGCTGTTCCGCGGCGCGCCGGTCAACACCGGCATGCGCGATCGGGCGCCGCATCAGCACCTCGGCTGGTTCCGCTTCTTCCGCGGCGTGGACGTGATGCTGCGCATGGTCGACGGCCTGTTCCCGAAGGCGACGCGCGAGCGTTCGGTGCGCGAGGCGGTGCGCTTTGTCGACGAGCGGCTGAATGGCGAAGATGGCCTCGGCGCGATTTTCCCGGCGATGGCCAACTCGGTGATGATGTACGACGTGCTCGGTTATCCGGCCGATCATCCGAATCGTGCCATCGCTCGTCAGTCGATCGACAAGCTGCTCGTCGTCAAGGACGACGAAGCCTATTGCCAGCCGTGCCTGTCGCCGGTGTGGGATACCTCGCTGGCGGCGCACGCATTGCTTGAAACCGGCGAAGCGCATGCCGAGCAGGCGGCTGAACGCGGGCTCGCCTGGCTGCGTCCGCTGCAGATTCTCGACGTGCGCGGCGACTGGATCTCGCGCCGTCCGGACGTGCGTCCTGGCGGCTGGGCGTTCCAGTACAACAACGCGCACTATCCCGACGTCGACGATACGGCGGTGGTGGCGATGGCGATGCAACGCTCGGCGGCGCTGACGCAATCGGATGTCGATCGCGAGGCCATTGCGCGGGCGCGCGAATGGGTGGTCGGCATGCAGAGCAGCGACGGCGGCTGGGGCGCGTTCGAACCGGAAAACACCCAGTACTACCTGAACAACATTCCGTTCTCCGATCACGGCGCACTGCTCGATCCGCCGACCGCGGACGTATCGGGCCGCTGTCTGTCGATGCTCGCGCAACTCGGCGAATTCCCGCAGGGCAGCGAGCCGGCGCAGCGCGCATTCGACTACATGCTGAAGGAACAGGAATCGGACGGCAGCTGGTACGGCCGCTGGGGCCTGAACTACATCTACGGCACGTGGACCGCGCTGTGTTCGCTGAACGCCGCAGGCCTGCCGCACGACGACCCGCGCATGAAGCGCGCGGCGCAGTGGCTCCTGTCGATCCAGAATGAAGACGGCGGCTGGGGCGAGGGCGGCGAGAGCTACAAGCTCGACTATCGTGGCTACGAGCGCGCGCCGAGCACGGCTTCGCAAACCGCGTGGGCGCTGATGGGCCTGATGGCGGCGGGCGAGGTGAATCATGAGGCAGTGGCGCGCGGCGTCGAGTATTTGCAGCGCGAACAGCGCGAGCACGGCCTGTGGGACGAAACGCGCTTCACGGCGACCGGTTTCCCGCGCGTGTTCTATCTGCGTTACCACGGCTATCGCAAGTTCTTCCCGTTGTGGGCGCTGGCGCGCTTCCGTCATTTGAAGCGCAACGGGCTGACGCGCGTCGCGGTCGGGATGTAA
- a CDS encoding phosphorylase, producing the protein MSLSTTASADAGRGPLPVIVVTGMAFEARIARGQGVEVVYAARADLLERALSAAVARGCSGIVSFGTAGGLAPDLEPGAVIVGEAVEGPFGRLETDRPWADRFAAALSMGPLAARLRRGVTAAVTAPLVTADDKRLLHRSTGALAVDMESHIAGATAAAHGVPFAVCRAVVDPAWRTLPSAATAGLQDDGTTALGPILRELLRQPSQLGALIQVAVDARAARTSLVQARHAMGVGGVFRMAVA; encoded by the coding sequence ATGTCGCTTTCGACAACGGCGTCAGCCGACGCTGGCCGCGGCCCCTTGCCGGTGATCGTGGTGACGGGCATGGCGTTCGAAGCGCGCATCGCGCGCGGTCAGGGTGTCGAGGTGGTCTACGCGGCGCGCGCCGATCTGTTGGAGCGGGCGTTGAGCGCGGCAGTCGCACGCGGCTGCTCGGGGATCGTCAGCTTCGGCACGGCGGGGGGATTGGCGCCCGACCTGGAGCCCGGCGCGGTGATCGTCGGGGAGGCCGTCGAGGGGCCGTTTGGGCGGCTTGAGACCGATCGGCCATGGGCTGACAGATTTGCCGCTGCGCTTTCGATGGGGCCGCTGGCGGCGCGTTTGCGGCGTGGGGTGACGGCGGCTGTGACCGCGCCTTTGGTCACCGCTGACGACAAGCGTTTGTTGCACCGCTCGACGGGGGCTTTGGCGGTCGATATGGAATCGCATATTGCCGGTGCGACGGCGGCTGCGCATGGGGTGCCGTTTGCGGTGTGCCGGGCGGTTGTTGATCCGGCCTGGCGGACGTTGCCTTCTGCTGCAACCGCTGGCTTGCAGGATGATGGCACTACGGCGTTAGGGCCGATTTTGCGGGAGTTGCTGCGGCAGCCTTCGCAGTTGGGGGCGCTGATTCAGGTGGCCGTGGATGCGCGGGCGGCGCGGACTTCGCTTGTGCAGGCGCGGCATGCGATGGGGGTGGGTGGGGTTTTCAGGATGGCTGTTGCCTGA
- a CDS encoding MlaA family lipoprotein, with protein MKLRTTVLALAATGLISGCATGPDRKPGDPFEPANRVIFKINDGVDRFIAVPVAKGYQKVTPQPLRTAVSNFFSNLGDLTNAANNLLQLKITDATEDLVRFAFNSTFGLGGLLDWATPAGLPKHHQDFGLTLGHWGVPSGPYLVLPLFGPSTVRDSMGLVVDVKFNPLNYIEPAVRNPLYVLQFVSVRSDLLGASNLLEQAALDKYSFVRDAYTQQRKARLRGAGDNAAPLPNYDDQDDSGAAAPAKGASGAAAGVPNYTDPGDAPEAPNAASGSATGAPAGVPNYTDPGETPNAAAAAPAAASGAMTPAPQTTPTDKNPQEAAPAVQ; from the coding sequence ATGAAGCTGCGAACCACCGTGCTGGCACTGGCCGCCACCGGTCTGATCTCTGGCTGCGCGACCGGCCCCGACCGCAAGCCTGGCGACCCGTTCGAGCCGGCGAACCGCGTGATTTTCAAAATCAACGACGGTGTGGACCGCTTCATCGCCGTCCCCGTCGCCAAGGGTTACCAGAAGGTGACACCGCAGCCGCTGCGTACGGCCGTGAGTAACTTCTTCTCGAATCTGGGCGACCTGACCAACGCCGCCAACAACCTGTTGCAACTGAAGATCACCGACGCAACCGAAGACCTTGTGCGCTTCGCCTTCAACTCGACCTTTGGACTTGGCGGCCTGCTTGACTGGGCGACGCCGGCTGGCCTGCCGAAGCACCACCAGGACTTCGGTCTGACGCTGGGCCACTGGGGCGTTCCGTCGGGCCCGTACCTGGTCTTGCCGCTATTCGGCCCAAGCACGGTACGCGACAGCATGGGCCTCGTGGTGGACGTGAAGTTCAACCCGCTGAACTACATTGAGCCGGCGGTCCGCAATCCGCTGTACGTACTGCAGTTCGTGAGCGTGCGTTCCGACCTGCTGGGTGCATCCAACCTGCTGGAGCAGGCCGCGCTCGACAAATATTCATTTGTTCGCGACGCCTACACGCAGCAGCGTAAGGCGCGCCTGCGCGGCGCCGGCGACAACGCCGCGCCGCTCCCGAACTACGACGACCAGGACGACTCCGGCGCCGCCGCACCCGCCAAGGGCGCCTCAGGAGCGGCGGCAGGCGTCCCGAACTACACCGACCCAGGCGACGCCCCAGAGGCCCCAAACGCAGCATCCGGAAGCGCCACAGGCGCCCCGGCGGGCGTCCCGAACTACACCGACCCAGGCGAGACGCCAAACGCCGCAGCAGCGGCGCCTGCTGCGGCGTCGGGCGCAATGACACCGGCACCGCAAACCACGCCAACGGACAAGAATCCGCAGGAAGCAGCACCGGCAGTCCAATAA